In Halalkalicoccus sp. NIPERK01, one DNA window encodes the following:
- the thiC gene encoding phosphomethylpyrimidine synthase ThiC, giving the protein MTATQLQRAADGEITAAMQRVAERENRKPEDVRQQVADGQAVIPSNHAHESLDPMVIGREFATKVNANIGNSETTSDRREELRKLHAAVHYGADTVMDLSTGANLDGIRELNVRHSPVPIGTVPIYEAVKRAESPADITHELLLDVIEKQAEQGVDYMTIHAGVLMEHLPLTDGRKTGIVSRGGSILAQWIEENGMQNPFYAKFEEICEIFAAHDVTFSLGDGLRPGCLADAGDEAQFAELETLGELTRTAWDHGVQVMVEGPGHVPMDEIAENVERQQVVCDGAPFYVLGPLVTDVAPGYDHITSAIGATEAARAGAAMLCYVTPKEHLGLPDGEDVRDGLAAYRIAAHAADVASGLPGARDWDDALSEARYEFDWRRQFDLALDPERARTYHDRTLPGDNYKEARFCSMCGVEFCSMRIDQDARDADGEMTALDDETDLTVSPAAEVNVPPVGTHDTSRVPEEIEIDGVTFTPESRADD; this is encoded by the coding sequence ATGACAGCCACACAGCTCCAGCGGGCCGCCGACGGAGAGATAACCGCCGCGATGCAGCGCGTCGCAGAGCGGGAGAACCGAAAGCCGGAGGACGTCCGCCAGCAGGTCGCGGACGGGCAGGCGGTGATCCCGAGCAACCACGCTCACGAGTCGCTCGACCCGATGGTCATCGGTCGGGAGTTCGCCACGAAGGTCAACGCCAACATCGGCAACAGCGAGACGACCAGTGATCGTCGGGAGGAACTCCGGAAACTCCACGCGGCGGTCCACTACGGCGCCGATACGGTGATGGACCTCTCGACGGGCGCGAACCTCGACGGGATTCGCGAACTCAACGTCCGCCACTCGCCGGTTCCCATCGGGACGGTTCCGATCTACGAAGCCGTCAAGCGGGCCGAGAGTCCAGCGGACATCACGCACGAACTGCTGCTGGACGTCATCGAGAAGCAGGCCGAACAAGGGGTCGACTACATGACCATCCACGCGGGCGTGCTGATGGAACACCTACCGCTGACGGACGGTCGCAAGACGGGAATCGTCTCGCGAGGCGGGTCGATACTGGCCCAGTGGATCGAGGAGAACGGGATGCAGAACCCGTTCTACGCGAAGTTCGAGGAGATCTGTGAGATATTCGCCGCCCACGACGTGACGTTCTCGCTGGGCGACGGCCTCCGTCCCGGCTGTCTGGCCGACGCCGGCGACGAGGCCCAGTTCGCCGAACTCGAGACGCTCGGTGAACTTACGCGGACCGCGTGGGACCACGGTGTGCAGGTGATGGTCGAGGGGCCGGGTCACGTTCCGATGGACGAGATCGCCGAGAACGTCGAACGACAGCAGGTGGTCTGTGACGGCGCGCCGTTCTATGTGCTCGGTCCCCTCGTTACGGACGTCGCGCCGGGATACGACCACATCACCAGCGCGATCGGGGCGACGGAAGCCGCCCGCGCGGGCGCGGCGATGCTCTGTTACGTCACGCCCAAGGAGCATCTCGGTCTCCCTGACGGGGAGGACGTCCGGGACGGCCTCGCGGCCTACCGAATCGCGGCCCACGCGGCGGACGTCGCGAGCGGACTCCCCGGAGCGCGGGACTGGGACGACGCGCTCTCGGAGGCCCGCTACGAGTTCGACTGGCGTCGGCAGTTCGATCTCGCGCTCGACCCCGAGCGAGCACGCACGTACCACGACCGGACGCTTCCAGGTGACAACTACAAGGAGGCACGGTTCTGCTCGATGTGCGGCGTCGAGTTCTGTTCGATGCGTATCGATCAGGACGCGCGCGATGCCGACGGCGAGATGACGGCGCTCGACGACGAGACGGACCTGACCGTCTCGCCCGCCGCGGAGGTGAACGTCCCGCCGGTTGGGACCCACGACACCAGTCGCGTCCCCGAGGAGATCGAGATCGATGGCGTCACGTTCACGCCGGAGTCACGCGCGGACGACTAG
- a CDS encoding PQQ-binding-like beta-propeller repeat protein codes for MSDVPNGVERLRAVDLGGVTPARSRHAGRRSAVELVDGLVIAGTAAGDVLAHDRTTLEERWRAGTATERTAVVSVESFGDGIAVGERGPDGAVRCYDVDTGELRWQYATATDVGWPQKPSRVFLPFVVDVTADGDRLYVASRRYERDGERSEPSGRASDEERTASRDGERRSFTSAVYAFDERGDVVWTRGTDASPISIDVDGRRLAVAYNRCPGTHQHGLVVLDAETGSVRWEWDPGTDGQRRVGDVSIVEGGVVVASHGDYCGYRLGDGGTEQWRVDLATPTTIDGETLYAYPNHVHATADGVVFVTGNTYSTDGRETESLHPREHTALGYTADGERVWTASVGGFVSELGVDGDRVAVPSAQHFRTRDVDVHGLRLFETERGVETSLETAGVVAAVALEGETVAAVEEPVVYYDDGTVRGNYRLLITTTALG; via the coding sequence ATGAGTGATGTACCGAACGGCGTCGAGCGCCTCCGGGCGGTCGACCTCGGCGGGGTGACGCCGGCCCGCTCCCGGCACGCGGGCCGCCGCTCGGCCGTCGAACTGGTCGACGGACTGGTGATTGCCGGAACGGCCGCCGGAGACGTCCTCGCGCACGATCGAACGACGCTCGAGGAACGCTGGCGCGCGGGGACGGCGACCGAGCGGACGGCCGTCGTCTCAGTGGAGTCGTTCGGCGACGGCATCGCGGTCGGCGAACGGGGACCCGACGGGGCCGTCCGCTGTTACGACGTCGACACCGGAGAACTCCGCTGGCAATACGCCACGGCGACGGACGTCGGGTGGCCGCAGAAGCCGTCGCGGGTCTTCCTCCCCTTCGTCGTCGACGTAACGGCAGACGGCGACCGCCTGTACGTCGCGTCCCGCCGCTACGAGCGCGACGGCGAACGAAGTGAGCCGTCGGGTCGAGCGAGCGACGAGGAACGAACCGCGAGCCGCGACGGAGAGCGGCGCTCGTTCACCAGCGCCGTCTACGCCTTCGACGAACGGGGCGACGTCGTCTGGACGCGTGGGACTGACGCCTCTCCGATCAGCATCGACGTCGACGGTCGTCGCCTCGCGGTCGCCTACAACCGCTGTCCCGGCACTCACCAGCACGGTCTCGTGGTTCTCGACGCCGAGACGGGGTCGGTGCGCTGGGAGTGGGACCCCGGAACCGACGGTCAGCGCCGCGTCGGTGACGTCTCGATCGTCGAGGGCGGCGTCGTTGTCGCCAGCCACGGCGACTATTGTGGGTACAGACTCGGCGACGGAGGGACGGAGCAGTGGCGCGTCGACCTTGCGACCCCCACCACGATCGACGGCGAGACGCTGTACGCCTATCCCAACCACGTGCACGCGACGGCCGACGGCGTGGTCTTCGTCACGGGGAACACGTACTCGACCGACGGACGCGAGACGGAGTCGTTGCATCCGCGTGAACACACTGCCCTCGGATACACAGCCGATGGCGAGCGCGTCTGGACGGCCTCCGTCGGCGGCTTCGTGAGCGAACTCGGCGTCGACGGGGATCGCGTGGCCGTTCCCAGCGCGCAGCACTTCCGGACGCGCGACGTCGACGTCCACGGACTCCGTCTGTTCGAGACGGAACGCGGCGTCGAAACGAGCCTCGAAACCGCCGGCGTCGTCGCGGCCGTCGCACTCGAGGGCGAAACGGTTGCCGCCGTGGAGGAGCCGGTCGTTTATTACGACGATGGGACGGTGCGGGGAAACTATCGGTTGCTTATCACGACGACGGCTCTCGGATAG
- a CDS encoding DUF3209 family protein → MSCYELEALRLGLMNVLGTEDRSTREHAEKELDGHLDGPIEALANAKTLSEIERHLDGALVDLEEGIAAADPDDPEYDYMRGRLVAVRDAERAVHRLTDQGESVLDGLGEAHDVLHETFPVDE, encoded by the coding sequence ATGAGCTGCTACGAACTCGAAGCGCTACGACTCGGGCTGATGAACGTGCTCGGGACGGAGGACCGAAGCACACGCGAACACGCGGAGAAAGAACTCGACGGACACCTCGATGGCCCGATCGAGGCCCTGGCGAACGCAAAGACCCTCTCGGAGATAGAGCGGCACCTCGACGGGGCGCTCGTCGACCTCGAGGAGGGGATCGCCGCGGCCGATCCGGACGACCCGGAGTACGACTACATGCGTGGACGCCTGGTGGCCGTCCGTGACGCCGAGCGTGCCGTTCACCGACTGACGGACCAGGGCGAGAGCGTCCTCGACGGGTTGGGTGAGGCACACGACGTCCTCCACGAGACGTTCCCCGTCGATGAGTGA
- a CDS encoding CbiX/SirB N-terminal domain-containing protein — protein sequence MTTNAKATPVALDDEAALLVGHGSRREKSNEQVRTLAADLEGRLGVPVDAGFLELAEPSIPDAIAGLASSVSRLTVVQLSLFAASHVKNDVPLTVRNARSEHPELTIHHGAHLGVHPALVDLLDDRAASVESELGVDREGDDVAVVLCARGSSDPDANGDAHKLARLLYEGRSFDRVETSFIGVTEPRLGETLHTVAKRRPDAVVVLPYMLGDGVLTGRIRDGAAEFDGEYPYVDAGAGDPLGTDTRILDVLGDRWQEARTDSVDMSCDACKYKVELDGYEEDVGGARAMLRALTHQESHADRDDVDARPHAHDAPAKHVAVCTNRTCAADGSPAVLERLRQEARDSDACDARITRSSCLGRCGDGPMVAVYPDGVWYGGVDRTDAERIVSSHLDRDRIVSDLVDQTL from the coding sequence ATGACCACGAACGCGAAAGCCACCCCGGTCGCACTCGATGACGAGGCCGCGCTGCTGGTCGGACACGGCTCCCGCCGCGAGAAGTCGAACGAACAGGTCCGTACGCTCGCCGCCGACCTGGAGGGACGACTCGGCGTCCCGGTCGACGCGGGATTTCTCGAACTCGCGGAGCCGTCGATCCCCGACGCCATCGCAGGGCTCGCGTCGAGCGTCTCGCGCCTCACGGTCGTCCAGCTGTCGCTCTTTGCGGCGAGTCACGTCAAGAACGACGTGCCGCTGACGGTCCGGAACGCCCGCTCGGAACACCCCGAACTCACGATCCACCACGGCGCGCATCTCGGCGTTCATCCCGCGCTCGTCGATCTACTCGACGACCGGGCCGCCTCGGTCGAATCCGAGCTGGGCGTCGATCGCGAGGGAGACGACGTCGCGGTCGTCCTCTGTGCCCGTGGCTCCAGCGACCCGGACGCGAACGGCGACGCCCACAAACTCGCCCGGTTGCTGTACGAGGGGCGCTCCTTCGACCGTGTCGAAACGTCGTTCATCGGTGTTACCGAGCCGCGACTCGGAGAGACGCTTCATACGGTGGCGAAACGTCGTCCGGACGCCGTCGTCGTGCTCCCGTACATGCTCGGCGACGGCGTGCTCACCGGGCGTATCCGCGACGGTGCCGCAGAGTTCGACGGCGAGTACCCGTACGTCGATGCGGGGGCCGGCGATCCGCTCGGGACCGACACCCGAATTCTGGACGTGCTCGGCGACCGCTGGCAGGAGGCCCGTACGGATAGTGTGGACATGTCGTGTGACGCCTGCAAGTACAAGGTCGAACTCGACGGGTACGAGGAGGACGTCGGCGGCGCAAGGGCGATGCTGCGGGCGCTGACACACCAGGAATCGCATGCGGACCGCGACGACGTGGACGCCCGACCTCACGCGCACGACGCCCCGGCGAAACACGTCGCGGTCTGTACGAATCGGACCTGCGCCGCCGACGGCTCCCCGGCCGTTCTGGAACGGTTGCGCCAGGAGGCGCGCGACTCCGACGCCTGTGACGCCCGCATCACGCGCTCGTCGTGTCTCGGTCGCTGTGGCGACGGCCCCATGGTCGCCGTCTATCCGGACGGCGTCTGGTACGGCGGCGTCGACCGGACCGACGCGGAGCGAATCGTCTCGTCCCACCTCGATCGGGACCGCATCGTCTCGGACCTCGTCGACCAAACGTTGTGA